GCCTAGGGTGCCGGTATGACGACGCCTGATGAAAGCGCGCCGAAGACGTCGAACATCACTGTGCGACGCGGCGACCCTCTGGTCGAGATCACCGATGTCCAGAAGCACTACGGCGAGTTCCAAGCGCTGAAGGACATCGATCTGACCGTCAATCGTGGGGAGGTCGTCGTGGTCATCGGCCCGTCGGGCTCCGGCAAGTCCACGCTCTGCCGCACCATCAACCGCCTCGAGACGATCACGAGCGGCACCATCAGGATCGACGGCAAAGAGCTGCCGAAGGAAGGCAAGGACCTCGCGGCGCTGCGCGCGGACGTCGGCATGGTGTTCCAGTCGTTCAACCTCTTCGCCCACCTGACGATCCTCGACAACGTCACGCTGGGGCCGATCAAGGTGAAGGGCATGAAGAAGGCGGATGCCGAGAAGCTCGGCACCCAGCTCCTCGAACGGGTCGGCGTCGCCCAGCAGGCCTCGAAGCTCCCCGCACAGCTCTCCGGCGGCCAGCAGCAGCGCGTCGCGATCGCCCGTGCGCTCGCGATGCAGCCCAAGGTGATGCTGTTCGACGAGCCCACGAGCGCTCTTGACCCCGAGATGATCAACGAGGTCCTCGACGTCATGGTCGGCCTCGCCCAGGACGGCATGACGATGATCGTCGTCACGCACGAGATGGGATTCGCGCGCAAGGCGGCAGACCGCGTGGTCTTCATGGCCGACGGGCAGATCGTCGAAGAGGCGACTCCCGAGGAGTTCTTCACGAACGCGCAGAGCGATCGCGCGAAGGACTTCCTGTCGAAGCTCCTGACCCACTAGGCGTCAGGCCATACCCCGAGGAGGGGAACAGCAGCACCACCACTCGCACAGCACTTCCGAACGGACCCGAAACGTCGGACATACGAAACCAGTTCGCACACAGCAACCAGGAGGAAACATGCGTAAATCACGAATCATCACGGGTATCGGAATCTCGGCGATCGCACTTCTCGCGCTCACCGCGTGCAACAGCGGCACACCAGGAGCGGACCCCACCGACGGGGGAGACGGCGGAACGGCGAGCGACCAGCCCTGGGAGGTGGCCACCGACGTCACGCTCGAGGGCAGCCCGACGTTCGACGCCATGACCGAGCGCGGAGGCGTGGTGGTCGGTGTCAAGAACGACCAGCCGAACCTCGGCTACGAAGACGCGACGACCGGCGAGCGCTCCGGCTTCGACGTCGACATCGCCCGCTGGATCGCCGCGTCGCTCGGCTTCGACGAGGACCAGATCGAGTACGTCACGATCCCCTCCGCCAACCGCGAGCAGGCGCTCGTGAACGGCGACATCGACTACTACGTCGGCACGTACTCGATCACCGACTCCCGCAAGGAGCAGATCGACTTCGCCGGGCCGTACTTCATCACCGGTCAGGGCCTGCTGGTCGCGGCCGACAACGAGGACATCAACGGTCCCGACGACCTCGCCGGCAAGGTGGTCTGCTCGGTGACCGGCTCGACGTCGCTGCAGCGCATCCGCGACGAGTACCCGGATGCCGAGACCACCGAGTTCGAGACGTACTCGGCCTGCATCGAGCAGCTGAAGAACGGACAGGTCGACGCGATCACCACCGATGAGGCGATCCTCGCCGGCTACGTCCAGCAGGACCCCGAGGCACTCAAGCTCGCGGGCGAGCCCTTCAGTGAGGAGCGCTACGGCGTCGGCCTCACAAAGGGCGACGCCGCTCTGCAGGAGCACATCAACACCCTGTTCACGGACGGCGGCGACATCTGGCAGGAGATCTTCGACGCCAACCTCGCCGAGTCCGGTATCGCCGGCGAGCAGCCCGCGGTCGACTGACCGCACGGGTCCCGGGGGCGCGAGCCCCCGGGACCCTCACCTCCAAGGACACGTGAGAGGAGCGCCGTGGGCGTCATCACCGACAACCTCCCCACATGGGGGGAAGCGCTATGGGGCACCGTCACGCTGTTCCTGTGGGGCGGGCTCATCGCGCTCGTGCTCGGGTTCATCGTGGGAGCCATGCGCGTCTCGCCGATCCCCGTCGCGCGCGCGGTCGGCACGGCCTACGTCAACATCATCCGCAACACCCCGCTGACGCTCGTGTTCTTCGCGTTCGCGTTCGCGGTGCCGATCCTGCTCCAGGTGCGGATGTCCTTCTTCGTCCTCGCCGTCGTCGCACTGGGCATCTACACGGCGACCTACGTCGCCGAGACCATCCGCTCCGGGATCAACACGGTGCCGGTCGGCCAGGCGGAGGCGGCACGTGCGCTCGGGTTGCCGTTCGGCAAGGTCATGACTCTCGTGATCCTCCCGCAGGCGTTCCGCTCGGTCATCCCGCCCATGATGAGCGTGTTCATCGCACTCCTGAAGAACACGACGGTGGCAGCCGGATTCTCGGTGGTCAACCTCGGCTCGATCCGCAACTACCTCAGCGAGGACGGAGCGAATCAGATGGTCGTGATCCTGTGGGTAATGGTGATCTTCGTTGCGCTCGTGCTGTTGCTCTCGTGGGCGCAGCGCGCGCTCGAGAACCGTTGGAGGGTGGCGCGATGAGCTCGGTTCTCTACGACGTTCCCGGTCCCCGGGCGATCGCGCGCAACCGCGTGCTGGGAGTGCTCACCGTCCTTGTGGTGCTGGCCTTCCTCGGGTGGCTCGTCTGGCGCCTGTGGGCGACCGGGCAGCTGAGCGCCGAGAAGTGGTACGCGTTCACCTTCACCAACGTGTGGGTCCAGTTCGGTCTCGCAACGCTGCGCACCCTCGCTGCCTTCGCGGCCGCGGCCGTGGGCGCGCTGATCCTCGGGTTCGTCCTGGCCATCGGCCGGATGTCGGACCACGCGTGGATCCGCTGGCCGTTCACGGTGATCGTCGAGTTCTTCCGTGCGGTCCCCGTCCTCGTCTTCATGTTCCTGCTGTACTACGGCCTGCCCGTCATCGGCGTGAAGATGTCGCCGTACTGGGCGGTCGTGATCGCGCTCGTGGCCTACAACGGCTCCGTGCTGGCGGAGGTCATCCGCGCGGGCGTCGAGGCGCTTCCGCGTGGTCAGAGCGAGGCGGGATACGCGATCGGCCTGCGCAAGGCGGGGGTCATGCGGCTCGTGCTGCTGCCGCAGGCGATCCGGTCCATGATGCCCGTGATCATCGCGCAGCTCGTCGTCACGCTCAAGGACACCGCGCTCGGCTTCATCATCACCTACCCGGAGCTGCTGTTCTACGCGAAGTACCTCGGCAACCAGGCCAACCTCGACTCGCCGATCATCCCGGCGACGATGGTGGCCGGCGCGATCTACATCACGCTGTGTCTCATCCTGTCCTTCGTGGCGAACACGGTCGAGAAGCGCCTGCGCAGCTCGGCGAAGACCCCGCGGGTAGCAGGTGCGAACCAGCCGACGCAGGAGATCACCGACACGGAGCTGATCGTGGCGCAGAGGGGTGCGGGGAAGTTCGGGCAGGGCAGCGCTGCCTGACCGCAGTGCGGCGAGGCGAGGCATCCGCTCTCGGTAGACTCGGTTCTCGTGTCTGAAGCTCACGAGATCACGCCCGAGGCGGTGGAGGCCGCCGTGCAGTCGGCGCTCGACGCCGTCGCGGCGGCCGGCGACACCGCCGCGCTGAAGGCGGCCCGTTCCGCCCACAGCGCGGAGGGCTCGCCGCTCGCCCAGCTCAACGCGCAGCTGCGCACCGTGCCCGGTGACAAGAAGGCGGAGTTCGGCAAGCTCGTGGGCCGGGCCCGCGCGCGCGTCAATCAGGCGTTCGCTGCGCGTGAGCAGGAGCTCGCCGAGACCGAGACCGCCGCGCGGCTGGAGGCCGAGCGTGTCGACGTGACAGCGCTGCCCCGGCGGGCGCGAGTGGGGGCGCGGCATCCGATCTCCCTGCTCCAGGACCAGATCTCCGACATCTTCGTCGGCATGGGCTGGGAGATCGCGGAGGGGCCCGAGCTCGAGCACGAGTGGTACAACTTCGACGCGCTGAACTTCGACGAGGATCACCCCGCGCGCCAGATGCAGGACACGTTCTTCGTCGATCCCGTCGAGCGCCACCTCGTCATGCGCACGCACACCAGCCCCGTGCAGGTGCGCTCGATGCTGGAGCGCGACCTGCCGCTGTACGTCCTGTGCCCGGGTCGCGTC
This window of the Microbacterium sp. SSM24 genome carries:
- a CDS encoding amino acid ABC transporter ATP-binding protein; the encoded protein is MTTPDESAPKTSNITVRRGDPLVEITDVQKHYGEFQALKDIDLTVNRGEVVVVIGPSGSGKSTLCRTINRLETITSGTIRIDGKELPKEGKDLAALRADVGMVFQSFNLFAHLTILDNVTLGPIKVKGMKKADAEKLGTQLLERVGVAQQASKLPAQLSGGQQQRVAIARALAMQPKVMLFDEPTSALDPEMINEVLDVMVGLAQDGMTMIVVTHEMGFARKAADRVVFMADGQIVEEATPEEFFTNAQSDRAKDFLSKLLTH
- a CDS encoding glutamate ABC transporter substrate-binding protein; the protein is MRKSRIITGIGISAIALLALTACNSGTPGADPTDGGDGGTASDQPWEVATDVTLEGSPTFDAMTERGGVVVGVKNDQPNLGYEDATTGERSGFDVDIARWIAASLGFDEDQIEYVTIPSANREQALVNGDIDYYVGTYSITDSRKEQIDFAGPYFITGQGLLVAADNEDINGPDDLAGKVVCSVTGSTSLQRIRDEYPDAETTEFETYSACIEQLKNGQVDAITTDEAILAGYVQQDPEALKLAGEPFSEERYGVGLTKGDAALQEHINTLFTDGGDIWQEIFDANLAESGIAGEQPAVD
- a CDS encoding amino acid ABC transporter permease, translating into MGVITDNLPTWGEALWGTVTLFLWGGLIALVLGFIVGAMRVSPIPVARAVGTAYVNIIRNTPLTLVFFAFAFAVPILLQVRMSFFVLAVVALGIYTATYVAETIRSGINTVPVGQAEAARALGLPFGKVMTLVILPQAFRSVIPPMMSVFIALLKNTTVAAGFSVVNLGSIRNYLSEDGANQMVVILWVMVIFVALVLLLSWAQRALENRWRVAR
- a CDS encoding amino acid ABC transporter permease, coding for MSSVLYDVPGPRAIARNRVLGVLTVLVVLAFLGWLVWRLWATGQLSAEKWYAFTFTNVWVQFGLATLRTLAAFAAAAVGALILGFVLAIGRMSDHAWIRWPFTVIVEFFRAVPVLVFMFLLYYGLPVIGVKMSPYWAVVIALVAYNGSVLAEVIRAGVEALPRGQSEAGYAIGLRKAGVMRLVLLPQAIRSMMPVIIAQLVVTLKDTALGFIITYPELLFYAKYLGNQANLDSPIIPATMVAGAIYITLCLILSFVANTVEKRLRSSAKTPRVAGANQPTQEITDTELIVAQRGAGKFGQGSAA
- the pheS gene encoding phenylalanine--tRNA ligase subunit alpha, yielding MSEAHEITPEAVEAAVQSALDAVAAAGDTAALKAARSAHSAEGSPLAQLNAQLRTVPGDKKAEFGKLVGRARARVNQAFAAREQELAETETAARLEAERVDVTALPRRARVGARHPISLLQDQISDIFVGMGWEIAEGPELEHEWYNFDALNFDEDHPARQMQDTFFVDPVERHLVMRTHTSPVQVRSMLERDLPLYVLCPGRVYRTDEFDATHLPVFTQFEGIVVDKGITMAHLKGTLDHAAKVLFGAEAKTRFRANYFPFTEPSAELDLWHPTFKGGARWIEWGGCGMINPNVLRAAGIDPEEYSGFAFGMGVERTLMFRSDVQDMRDMAEGDVRFSEQFGMVV